The following nucleotide sequence is from Fusarium graminearum PH-1 chromosome 1, whole genome shotgun sequence.
GTTGGTCCTGAGAGCAACACCAATTGGCACGCTCTTAAACCATACACTCACTAAAGCCAAATGATATTTCTATCAATCACTAGGCAAGCAGTGCTGGTTTCTATGCTGCCCGCGTGCCTAGTAGGTAGGTGGTTACGATACCAAGTACAGAATACCaaaggtaggtaggtattaATTAACAAGAATGCCTAAGAGAGCCAATCAGGGTTGGCTGGCCCCTGCGTCCTCGAAAACTGACAGACAACAGAAACGTTTGGCCATCTCACACGTGCAACATGATATCTATCAACACCAGTGCACAATCCAGATACAAAGGTCGTTTTCTTAATGCTTGGATTAAGACGCCCATCACGTCCTCATCTATAATGTCACATATAGTACAATGTAGCGTCATAATATACAATGCACTGGAGCCCAACTCTTTCTTGACTTGGCATGTGCGTTTCATCCCGTCCGTCAACTCATCACGTAGCTCCGTTAACACTCTTAGTTGGCCTTGTCTCGGCGCTTTCCGTTGTTTCTGGGTCGAGGCACAACTACCCACTTGTTTCTGTTGTGCTTGCGTCGGGTCTTGTAACCACTCTTGGTCTGAAAGATGTGTTAGTTACGCTGTATATCTGGTGAGAGCTTGGTTGGCTTACAGGAACACCCCAGGGGGATACAGGGTGACGGTTACCCTTCGATTTACCTCTGCCACCACCGTGAGGATGGTCAACTGTGCATCGTGTCAATAAATGTTCTCTCGATAATTGTACGTTCCTCTCTCTTACCCTTGTTCATAGCAACACCACGAACTGTGGGTCGAATGTTGAGCCATCGGCTTCGTCCAGCCTTACCCAGCTGACGGTAGTGGTGATGAATGTTACTCGCGACACCAATGGTAGCACAGGCATCCTTGCTGACTCGTCGGACTTCACCACTCTGAAGTCGCACCTCGACATACTTGCCAGTCATGACCCTGGTACCATcatcctttgtctcttcGTTCTTGTTAACCACTACAGCTGAAGTTCCAGCACTACGGCAGAAGACTGCGCCTCGCCTGGCAGCTGATCCGACACCAAACACTGTAGTACCAACAGGAATCATGTGCATGGGCAAACAGTTGCCACGGAAGGCTGTCTTGGCAGCCAAAATACCAGGATCGATAATACCACCCATGCTGTcgagaagatcttgaggaaTACCCGCGCGGTAGCTGTGGACGATATCTCCAGACCTCAGTCCATCAGCGGCAAGAATGTAGGTGTGGCGTCCGGTCGCCTTTTCAGTGACGAGAGCAATATGCGCACTTCGTCCTGG
It contains:
- a CDS encoding 60S ribosomal protein RML2 yields the protein MLQTGLNFAAARQSLLRFALNRPLPRTYATIRRSNETTASPKELAENPEAQAAILRVYKPRSPGVRHLKRPINDHLWKGRPFLPLTYPKKGQAKGGRNVSGRITVRHRGGGAKRRIRTVDFIRNRPGPHLVERIEYDPGRSAHIALVTEKATGRHTYILAADGLRSGDIVHSYRAGIPQDLLDSMGGIIDPGILAAKTAFRGNCLPMHMIPVGTTVFGVGSAARRGAVFCRSAGTSAVVVNKNEETKDDGTRVMTGKYVEVRLQSGEVRRVSKDACATIGVASNIHHHYRQLGKAGRSRWLNIRPTVRGVAMNKVDHPHGGGRGKSKGNRHPVSPWGVPTKSGYKTRRKHNRNKWVVVPRPRNNGKRRDKAN